The following proteins come from a genomic window of Proteinivorax hydrogeniformans:
- a CDS encoding L-serine ammonia-lyase, iron-sulfur-dependent, subunit alpha, with protein MNLEKIIIDTLQKEVAPVTGCTEPVAVALACSKARELISSDDIKSINIYVSPNVYKNGLAVGVPHTGEVGLHIAAALGLVAPQSSKGLALLKYLNCEDVKKAKSLLKAHQIQIGIEDTDDKVYVKVELQSDNNQSKVVIQGCHDRFVYLEQDGNVLKNQISQNETKAEKQSIYSEKISALIETIEKISLTDIKFLIEGAHMNKDIARYGLENKCGMGVGRTLNQYIEKGVLSDDIIIHAEKLTAAASDARMSGVTLPVMTSNGSGNNGLTAILPIVAYQEKVEVSEEKLAKALAISHILNSYVKHYIGRLSPLCGCGVAAGLGAGAAITWLMGGTLKQIEGAIQNILGDICGMICDGAKVGCALKLSTSASIAVKCALLALDNQIIPAGNGIIAKTPERTIKNLSNLATVGMQGVDLAIITAMQKNN; from the coding sequence ATGAATTTAGAGAAAATAATTATAGATACCCTGCAAAAGGAAGTAGCACCGGTAACAGGTTGCACAGAGCCGGTAGCGGTTGCGTTAGCATGTTCAAAGGCGCGGGAGCTTATAAGTAGCGATGACATAAAAAGCATAAATATTTACGTAAGTCCGAATGTATATAAAAATGGACTGGCAGTTGGAGTCCCTCACACAGGTGAGGTAGGTTTACACATAGCTGCGGCGTTAGGGCTGGTAGCACCACAAAGTTCGAAGGGGTTAGCTCTTTTAAAATACCTAAACTGCGAGGATGTTAAAAAAGCAAAGTCACTATTAAAAGCTCATCAAATACAGATTGGAATAGAAGACACCGACGATAAAGTTTATGTGAAGGTAGAGTTGCAGTCAGATAATAATCAATCGAAAGTAGTTATTCAGGGTTGCCATGATAGATTTGTTTATTTAGAACAAGACGGGAATGTCCTCAAAAACCAAATATCTCAAAATGAGACTAAAGCAGAAAAACAAAGCATTTATTCGGAGAAAATTAGCGCATTGATTGAAACTATTGAAAAAATCTCCTTAACGGACATCAAGTTTCTTATAGAAGGGGCTCACATGAATAAGGATATAGCCCGATATGGTCTAGAAAATAAATGTGGAATGGGAGTGGGGCGCACTCTTAATCAGTATATAGAAAAAGGAGTTCTAAGTGACGATATAATAATTCACGCAGAAAAGCTTACAGCAGCCGCCTCTGATGCACGCATGTCTGGAGTTACCCTGCCTGTTATGACTAGTAATGGGAGCGGAAACAATGGGTTAACAGCAATTCTTCCTATAGTGGCTTATCAAGAAAAAGTAGAAGTATCGGAGGAAAAACTGGCTAAAGCTCTAGCCATTAGTCATATTTTAAACAGCTATGTAAAACATTATATCGGCAGGTTGTCTCCGTTATGTGGCTGTGGTGTAGCTGCTGGCCTAGGGGCGGGAGCGGCGATAACATGGCTTATGGGTGGTACGTTAAAGCAAATAGAAGGAGCAATCCAAAATATACTAGGAGATATTTGTGGCATGATCTGCGATGGCGCTAAAGTAGGGTGTGCTCTAAAGTTATCAACATCGGCTTCAATTGCGGTAAAATGTGCCTTGTTAGCTTTAGATAATCAGATAATACCAGCGGGTAACGGAATTATAGCAAAGACACCGGAGCGCACCATAAAAAACTTAAGCAACCTTGCTACAGTAGGAATGCAAGGTGTTGACTTAGCTATAATAACAGCAATGCAAAAAAATAATTAA